Proteins from a single region of Bombus pascuorum chromosome 5, iyBomPasc1.1, whole genome shotgun sequence:
- the LOC132907372 gene encoding neuroguidin-A isoform X1 gives MTIMRAIDEMEQRDLPQAFRLLGEMNANVLQVNQLVDNMLVRVKNGEISTDKGLSFLEMKYHMLLSYLINLTYVVLRKCSGERIEGDPSIDRLIEIRTVLEKIRPIDHKLKYQIDKLVKTAVTGTINSDDPTNFKANPDAFDSNDEESDSDQDGKVDGFKPTQARKSNIYVPPKLAAVHYDGDETLAEKIRKSGERARRRAVSGAVLRELKEEYLDAPIEDKHGLGEKQASLGRENKRKIEYEENYMTRLPVTKQEKHRRRQITTLGTLGEEITTFGESSSVSAKKRKAQKKSKAKKSFKKKRHH, from the exons atgacAATAATGAGG GCAATTGATGAAATGGAACAAAGAGATCTCCCACAGGCTTTTCGCTTGCTTGGGGAGATGAATGCTAATGTTTTACAAGTTAATCAACTTGTAGACAATATGTTAGTCCGTGTCAAAAATGGGGAAATTTCTACGGACAAGGGTCTTAGTTTCctagaaatgaaatatcatatGTTACTTTCTTATCTGATTAATTTGACTTACGTAGTTTTGAGAAAATGTTCAGGAGAACGTATAGAAGGAGATCCATCAATCGATCGCTTAATTGAAATAAGAACTGTCCTAGAAAAAATCCGACCAATAGATCACAaactaaaatatcaaatagatAAACTTGTTAAGACTGCAGTAACTGGTACTATTAACAGTGATGATCCAACTAATTTTAAAGCGAATCCAGATGCATTTGATAGTAATGATGAAGAATCTGATAGTGATCAAGATGGTAAAGTAGATGGTTTTAAACCAACACAGGCAAgaaaatctaatatttatgtacCACCAAAACTTGCTGCGGTACATTATG ATGGAGACGAGACACTTGCTGAAAAAATTCGCAAGTCAGGAGAAAGAGCTCGTAGGCGTGCAGTATCAGGTGCTGTTTTAAGAGAgttaaaagaagaatatttagaTGCGCCTATTGAAGATAAACACGGTTTAGGGGAAAAACAAGCTAGTCTAGGTCGAGAAAATAAACGGAAGATAGAAtatgaagaaaattatatgacGCGCTTACCTGTTACTAAACAAGAAAAACACAGACGTCGCCAAATAACAACTCTTGGTACACTTGGAGAAGAAATTACAACTTTCGGGGAATCATCTTCTGTATCTgctaaaaagagaaaagctCAGAAAAAAAGCAAAGCTAAAAaga GTTTCAAGAAAAAACGGCATCATTAA
- the LOC132907372 gene encoding neuroguidin-A isoform X2 produces MVQAIDEMEQRDLPQAFRLLGEMNANVLQVNQLVDNMLVRVKNGEISTDKGLSFLEMKYHMLLSYLINLTYVVLRKCSGERIEGDPSIDRLIEIRTVLEKIRPIDHKLKYQIDKLVKTAVTGTINSDDPTNFKANPDAFDSNDEESDSDQDGKVDGFKPTQARKSNIYVPPKLAAVHYDGDETLAEKIRKSGERARRRAVSGAVLRELKEEYLDAPIEDKHGLGEKQASLGRENKRKIEYEENYMTRLPVTKQEKHRRRQITTLGTLGEEITTFGESSSVSAKKRKAQKKSKAKKSFKKKRHH; encoded by the exons GCAATTGATGAAATGGAACAAAGAGATCTCCCACAGGCTTTTCGCTTGCTTGGGGAGATGAATGCTAATGTTTTACAAGTTAATCAACTTGTAGACAATATGTTAGTCCGTGTCAAAAATGGGGAAATTTCTACGGACAAGGGTCTTAGTTTCctagaaatgaaatatcatatGTTACTTTCTTATCTGATTAATTTGACTTACGTAGTTTTGAGAAAATGTTCAGGAGAACGTATAGAAGGAGATCCATCAATCGATCGCTTAATTGAAATAAGAACTGTCCTAGAAAAAATCCGACCAATAGATCACAaactaaaatatcaaatagatAAACTTGTTAAGACTGCAGTAACTGGTACTATTAACAGTGATGATCCAACTAATTTTAAAGCGAATCCAGATGCATTTGATAGTAATGATGAAGAATCTGATAGTGATCAAGATGGTAAAGTAGATGGTTTTAAACCAACACAGGCAAgaaaatctaatatttatgtacCACCAAAACTTGCTGCGGTACATTATG ATGGAGACGAGACACTTGCTGAAAAAATTCGCAAGTCAGGAGAAAGAGCTCGTAGGCGTGCAGTATCAGGTGCTGTTTTAAGAGAgttaaaagaagaatatttagaTGCGCCTATTGAAGATAAACACGGTTTAGGGGAAAAACAAGCTAGTCTAGGTCGAGAAAATAAACGGAAGATAGAAtatgaagaaaattatatgacGCGCTTACCTGTTACTAAACAAGAAAAACACAGACGTCGCCAAATAACAACTCTTGGTACACTTGGAGAAGAAATTACAACTTTCGGGGAATCATCTTCTGTATCTgctaaaaagagaaaagctCAGAAAAAAAGCAAAGCTAAAAaga GTTTCAAGAAAAAACGGCATCATTAA